The following are encoded together in the Anaerostipes caccae L1-92 genome:
- a CDS encoding NAD(P)/FAD-dependent oxidoreductase produces MYDVAIIGAGITGCSIAYELGKYNVNAVVIEKENDVAVGTTKANSAIIHGGYDPIPGSLMAKYNIRGNQYIKELCEKLDVPFKQIGALIVAFEEKEEKTLEELKQRGEKNGVPDMEIWDQETLRKEEPNISEKAVKALFSPNVGIISPWELAIALGEMAALNGVEFKLNTEVTDIKKNNDSYEIKTNNGTVEAKYICNAAGVNADKVNEYTNKKSFTIKPNKGEYYLLDKSQGELVNHVIFQCPNKDGKGVLVSPTVHGNLIVGPNSQPTDGDDVSTSTDGLSFVRNTALKSVPGINFRESIRNFAGVRARTKEDDFFIFEDEENKGFFNISGMASPGLSSAPAIAVDLLKMMEESGLCLKAKEEIKDERKVNRFKKLSDEERAALIKENPLYGKIICRCETVTEGEIVDAIHRPIPATSIDAVKRRCNAGMGRCQGGFCGPRVQEIISRELNIPLEDVPQDRVGMNIITGETKTGGAE; encoded by the coding sequence GTGTATGATGTAGCGATTATAGGTGCGGGGATTACAGGATGTTCCATCGCATATGAATTAGGAAAGTACAATGTAAATGCAGTGGTCATTGAAAAAGAAAATGATGTGGCTGTCGGCACAACGAAAGCAAACAGTGCCATCATCCATGGAGGATATGACCCGATACCGGGATCTCTGATGGCAAAATACAATATCAGAGGAAATCAGTACATAAAAGAGCTGTGCGAAAAGCTGGATGTTCCATTTAAACAGATCGGAGCCCTGATTGTTGCTTTTGAAGAAAAAGAAGAAAAAACCTTAGAAGAGTTAAAACAGCGTGGAGAGAAAAACGGTGTTCCGGATATGGAGATCTGGGATCAGGAAACCTTAAGAAAAGAAGAACCAAATATTTCTGAGAAAGCTGTCAAAGCTTTATTTTCCCCAAATGTAGGAATCATCAGCCCGTGGGAGCTGGCAATCGCTCTCGGAGAGATGGCTGCCTTAAACGGTGTTGAATTTAAGCTGAACACCGAGGTTACAGATATTAAAAAGAACAATGATTCTTATGAAATAAAAACCAACAACGGAACCGTTGAGGCAAAATATATCTGCAATGCGGCAGGAGTCAACGCAGACAAAGTAAACGAATATACGAATAAAAAATCCTTTACGATCAAGCCTAATAAAGGTGAGTATTACTTATTGGATAAAAGCCAGGGAGAACTTGTAAACCATGTAATCTTCCAGTGCCCGAACAAAGACGGAAAAGGTGTCCTCGTATCACCTACCGTACACGGAAACCTGATTGTGGGGCCGAATTCACAGCCTACGGACGGAGACGATGTTTCAACTTCGACAGACGGATTAAGCTTTGTAAGAAATACTGCCTTAAAATCCGTGCCTGGAATTAACTTCAGAGAATCCATCAGGAATTTCGCGGGAGTCCGTGCAAGAACAAAAGAGGATGACTTCTTCATATTTGAAGATGAAGAAAACAAAGGCTTTTTTAATATTTCAGGAATGGCCTCTCCGGGACTTTCTTCTGCACCGGCAATCGCAGTTGACCTGTTAAAGATGATGGAAGAGTCAGGACTTTGTCTGAAAGCAAAGGAAGAAATCAAGGACGAGAGAAAAGTAAATCGTTTTAAGAAGCTGAGTGATGAAGAGAGAGCCGCGCTGATTAAAGAAAATCCATTGTACGGAAAAATTATCTGCCGCTGTGAAACAGTGACGGAAGGAGAGATTGTGGACGCGATCCACCGCCCGATCCCTGCCACATCCATTGATGCAGTCAAGAGAAGATGCAACGCAGGTATGGGAAGATGCCAGGGTGGTTTCTGCGGACCGAGAGTTCAGGAGATCATCTCAAGAGAATTAAACATTCCGCTGGAAGATGTTCCTCAGGACCGTGTGGGAATGAACATTATCACAGGAGAAACAAAAACAGGAGGTGCCGAATAA
- a CDS encoding NAD(P)/FAD-dependent oxidoreductase, whose translation MKYDVIVVGGGPAGLAAAVEASKNGADKILVVERDQELGGILNQCIHNGFGLHYFKEELTGPEYANKFIEMLAETNIEVMLDTMVLDVDEEKKCVHAMNKKNGYMVLEGKALILNMGCRERTRGAIAIPGDRPAGVFTAGAAQRYVNIEGYMVGKKVLILGSGDIGLIMARRMSLEGAKVVGCVELCPYSNGLTRNIVQCLEDYDIPLYLSHTITDIKGDKRVEQVTVQKVDEKNQPIPGTEIIFDVDTVLLSVGLIPENELTRAAGITMDPRTNGPVVFENMETSAEGIFASGNVVHVHDLVDFVTAESQKAGRSAAEYVKNGETEDQTYIELKNGDCVGYTVPQKIRPANVDKMVEVMFRVRNVYKDVAIKVTSAGEELASFKREHMAPGEMEKIVIPKAFLDKVKNGEITVSVEKVGA comes from the coding sequence ATGAAGTATGATGTGATCGTAGTCGGAGGAGGACCGGCAGGCCTTGCGGCAGCAGTGGAAGCGAGTAAAAATGGTGCCGATAAAATCTTAGTGGTAGAACGTGACCAGGAACTGGGCGGAATTTTAAATCAGTGTATTCACAACGGATTCGGACTTCATTACTTCAAAGAAGAACTGACCGGACCAGAGTATGCAAATAAATTCATCGAAATGTTAGCCGAGACAAATATAGAAGTGATGCTGGATACTATGGTCTTGGATGTGGATGAAGAGAAAAAATGCGTTCATGCAATGAATAAGAAAAACGGCTATATGGTCCTGGAAGGAAAGGCACTCATCTTAAACATGGGCTGCCGGGAGAGGACCAGGGGAGCCATTGCAATTCCTGGAGACCGTCCGGCGGGAGTCTTCACTGCGGGTGCAGCTCAAAGATATGTTAACATTGAGGGCTACATGGTAGGGAAAAAAGTCCTTATTTTAGGGTCCGGAGATATCGGTCTGATCATGGCAAGGCGTATGAGCTTAGAGGGTGCAAAGGTTGTGGGCTGCGTAGAACTCTGTCCATATTCCAACGGACTTACAAGAAACATCGTGCAGTGTCTGGAAGATTACGATATTCCTCTGTATTTATCCCACACGATTACGGATATCAAAGGGGATAAGAGAGTGGAGCAGGTTACCGTACAGAAGGTGGATGAGAAAAACCAGCCGATCCCTGGAACCGAAATCATATTTGATGTAGACACCGTACTTTTATCCGTGGGACTGATTCCTGAAAATGAACTGACAAGAGCAGCAGGAATCACTATGGACCCGAGAACAAACGGACCGGTCGTATTTGAAAACATGGAGACATCCGCTGAAGGTATTTTTGCAAGCGGCAACGTTGTGCATGTTCATGACCTGGTAGACTTTGTTACAGCCGAGAGTCAGAAGGCGGGAAGAAGTGCCGCAGAATATGTGAAAAACGGCGAGACCGAAGACCAGACATATATTGAACTGAAAAACGGAGACTGTGTAGGATATACAGTTCCTCAGAAGATTCGTCCTGCAAATGTTGATAAAATGGTAGAAGTCATGTTCCGGGTGAGAAACGTATACAAAGATGTGGCAATTAAGGTCACTTCAGCAGGTGAGGAACTGGCTTCCTTTAAAAGGGAACATATGGCTCCGGGTGAGATGGAAAAAATCGTGATACCAAAAGCGTTTTTAGATAAGGTGAAGAACGGTGAGATCACTGTGTCTGTAGAAAAGGTAGGTGCTTAA
- a CDS encoding cupin domain-containing protein: MELKTTVKDLGRMPWFYRANSRTGKIFGKKSLHLDEETEMVIDYMHYPKGFTTVLHRHPASHGIYVLEGQLETDGELYGPGTFVWYPEGIAATHGATEYEDLKCLLISNKAFSIEYLEEEEQRQNSLEKKVMDVNRMPWFYRPTTTTGKLFGKKALLLDDETGMQINYMNYPAGFTTINHRHTAGHGFFVLEGQLQTGDELYGPGTFIWYPEGYVTAHGATEYEDLKCLQISNKTFNIEYV, encoded by the coding sequence ATGGAACTGAAAACAACAGTGAAAGATTTGGGGAGAATGCCATGGTTTTACCGGGCAAACAGCAGAACAGGAAAGATATTCGGGAAAAAGAGTCTGCATCTGGATGAAGAGACAGAGATGGTAATTGATTATATGCATTATCCCAAGGGATTTACAACGGTACTTCACAGACATCCGGCTTCTCATGGAATCTATGTGCTGGAGGGACAGCTGGAGACGGACGGTGAGCTTTACGGACCAGGAACGTTTGTCTGGTATCCGGAGGGAATCGCAGCCACACATGGAGCGACAGAATATGAGGACCTGAAGTGTCTACTGATCTCCAACAAAGCATTTTCCATTGAATATCTTGAGGAGGAAGAACAGAGGCAAAACTCCCTTGAGAAAAAAGTGATGGATGTAAACCGAATGCCGTGGTTTTACCGGCCGACGACGACCACAGGGAAACTATTTGGAAAAAAGGCTTTACTATTGGATGATGAGACAGGCATGCAGATCAATTATATGAATTATCCGGCGGGGTTTACCACGATCAATCACAGACACACGGCGGGTCATGGATTTTTTGTTCTGGAGGGTCAGTTACAGACCGGAGATGAGCTTTATGGGCCGGGAACCTTTATCTGGTATCCGGAAGGGTATGTGACGGCCCACGGAGCAACGGAATATGAAGACTTGAAGTGCCTGCAGATATCCAATAAAACTTTTAATATTGAATATGTGTAG
- a CDS encoding PPC domain-containing DNA-binding protein, with protein sequence MEYRKFGKQYVIRLEKGEEIVSSIKDLCEKENIKLGSLSGIGAVNKVTAGLFKTGEKKYVSRTYEEDMEIVSLGGNVSRMNGETYLHFHISVANEAGEVRGGHLTEAYISATGELVLTEIEGTVDREYSGGIGLNLFKF encoded by the coding sequence ATGGAATACCGTAAGTTTGGAAAGCAATATGTCATAAGGCTGGAAAAAGGGGAAGAGATTGTATCATCCATCAAAGATTTATGTGAAAAAGAAAATATAAAGCTGGGCTCTCTGTCAGGTATCGGGGCTGTAAATAAAGTAACCGCAGGTTTATTTAAGACAGGAGAAAAGAAGTATGTAAGCAGAACTTACGAGGAAGATATGGAGATTGTTTCACTTGGCGGTAATGTTTCCCGCATGAATGGGGAAACCTATCTACACTTCCATATCAGTGTCGCCAATGAAGCGGGAGAAGTCCGCGGAGGACATCTTACAGAAGCCTATATCAGCGCTACCGGGGAATTGGTGCTTACAGAGATCGAAGGAACCGTGGACCGGGAATACAGCGGCGGGATCGGATTGAATTTATTTAAATTTTAA
- a CDS encoding cysteine hydrolase family protein, protein MEHILVVVDMQNDFIDGALGTKEAREIVEAAAEKIREFKGSIYGTLDTHSKDYLSTQEGKNLPVPHCILGEEGWALHPDIMDAISETEAEVMDFCRKDTFGSIELCELLKQKYEGKDAEIEFIGLCTDICVISNALMVKAALPEAKLIVHADLCAGVTKESHDNALSAMKMCQVDIQF, encoded by the coding sequence ATGGAACATATTTTAGTGGTTGTCGACATGCAGAATGACTTCATAGACGGTGCCCTGGGGACTAAAGAAGCAAGGGAGATTGTTGAGGCAGCGGCAGAGAAGATAAGAGAGTTTAAAGGCAGTATCTACGGAACATTAGATACTCACTCTAAAGATTATCTCAGTACACAGGAAGGTAAAAATCTGCCTGTTCCCCACTGTATCCTGGGTGAAGAGGGATGGGCACTGCATCCTGATATCATGGATGCCATCTCTGAGACAGAAGCGGAAGTGATGGACTTCTGCCGGAAAGATACATTTGGCTCCATTGAACTGTGCGAACTGCTGAAGCAGAAATATGAGGGTAAGGACGCCGAGATTGAATTCATAGGCCTGTGCACGGATATCTGCGTGATATCCAATGCACTTATGGTAAAGGCGGCCCTTCCTGAAGCAAAACTGATCGTCCACGCGGACCTTTGCGCAGGAGTGACAAAAGAAAGCCATGACAATGCCCTGAGTGCAATGAAGATGTGTCAGGTGGACATACAATTCTAA
- a CDS encoding GatB/YqeY domain-containing protein: MSKIEEIRKEMVAAMKNKDKARKEALSMLLSALKNAQIDKREDLTEAEENTIIAKEMKQTKETLESCPAERTDIIEECNIRLAVIKEFAPEEMSEEQINSEIDAVLAELGIETPTAKDKGKIMKSLMPRVKGKADGKLVNQLVAARIG, translated from the coding sequence ATGAGCAAGATTGAAGAAATCAGAAAAGAAATGGTAGCAGCCATGAAAAATAAGGATAAAGCAAGAAAAGAAGCTTTGTCTATGCTGTTAAGCGCATTAAAAAATGCACAGATCGATAAAAGAGAAGACCTCACGGAGGCCGAAGAAAATACAATTATTGCAAAAGAGATGAAACAGACAAAAGAAACCCTGGAATCCTGTCCGGCAGAGCGCACAGATATCATTGAGGAATGTAATATACGCCTGGCGGTCATCAAAGAATTCGCTCCTGAGGAAATGAGTGAGGAGCAGATTAATTCAGAGATTGATGCGGTGCTCGCGGAACTTGGCATTGAAACTCCAACAGCAAAAGACAAAGGTAAGATCATGAAAAGCCTAATGCCAAGGGTGAAAGGAAAAGCCGACGGCAAACTTGTCAATCAGCTTGTGGCTGCAAGGATCGGATAG
- a CDS encoding LacI family DNA-binding transcriptional regulator, whose protein sequence is MGKRNKVTTRDIAEYTGLSQSSVSMILSSKPHVSFSKETIDKVKAAAKELGYKKPEKNTLKKASALSKTIIVICPILSNGYYSMLIHSITERAREYGYTVFSVSTIRDVSQEEYYIKMLSNFDLSGIIFLYPPSSKISEINALSKSVPMVSIGDKPEGSRFDSVELDSKKPGFILGEYLISLGHTHVSFVSAPIKQKEIGRLHRLEGLKNSFKAYNFDLNNIEVLSSKFSTYSRYTPDNSEYLNGYNLVSKALENHTKSTAFVGNNDMTAFGIMSAITDHGYKIPGDYSVCGFDNIPLSGMPQISLTTIEHAAAFKGKEAVDIIYKKNAQKDGISKHHYIMRLEYEPELIVRNSTGKAKK, encoded by the coding sequence ATGGGAAAGAGAAATAAAGTCACAACGAGGGATATTGCTGAGTACACAGGGCTCTCCCAGTCCAGTGTTTCTATGATCTTAAGCAGCAAGCCCCATGTCTCCTTTTCAAAAGAGACGATAGATAAAGTAAAAGCCGCAGCAAAAGAACTGGGCTATAAGAAACCAGAGAAAAATACGTTAAAAAAAGCATCCGCACTTTCCAAAACGATCATCGTCATCTGCCCTATTCTGTCTAATGGCTATTACTCCATGCTGATCCATTCCATCACAGAGCGGGCCAGAGAATATGGCTATACCGTATTTTCCGTATCCACGATCCGGGATGTGTCTCAGGAGGAGTATTACATAAAAATGCTTTCAAACTTTGATTTAAGCGGTATCATTTTTCTGTACCCTCCGTCTTCTAAGATATCAGAGATCAATGCACTGTCCAAGTCAGTGCCTATGGTTTCCATCGGTGACAAACCTGAAGGCTCCCGTTTTGATTCGGTTGAATTGGACAGCAAAAAACCCGGTTTCATACTTGGTGAATATCTGATCTCACTCGGGCACACCCATGTTTCTTTTGTCTCAGCACCGATCAAACAAAAAGAAATCGGAAGGCTTCACAGGCTGGAAGGGTTAAAAAACAGTTTTAAGGCATACAATTTTGATTTAAATAATATAGAGGTTCTTTCATCCAAATTTTCTACTTATTCCAGATATACACCGGATAATTCCGAATACTTAAATGGCTATAACCTTGTCTCAAAGGCCCTGGAAAATCACACGAAATCCACTGCTTTTGTTGGAAACAACGATATGACCGCGTTCGGGATCATGTCTGCCATCACAGATCACGGCTATAAAATACCGGGAGACTATTCGGTCTGTGGTTTTGATAATATACCTCTTTCGGGCATGCCCCAGATCTCCCTTACGACCATTGAACATGCGGCTGCATTCAAGGGCAAAGAAGCCGTGGATATTATTTATAAAAAGAATGCGCAGAAAGACGGGATTTCAAAACACCATTATATTATGAGGCTGGAATATGAACCGGAACTGATTGTCCGAAATTCCACCGGAAAGGCAAAAAAATAA
- a CDS encoding PTS sugar transporter subunit IIA has product MAGKLLDDEFLNNIAWGLPSTAKKDAICIAGRLLVSNGYVNPGYEDSMIERELEHNTYLGFGVAIPHGNENSLNQVLKSGICIAHFPDTIDYNGETVTYVIGIACKEEDTIQELMQITDILCKPEECEKLLSAASKEEFIRIINENYLKEGEL; this is encoded by the coding sequence ATGGCCGGCAAACTTCTTGATGATGAATTCTTAAACAACATAGCATGGGGACTTCCAAGTACAGCAAAGAAAGATGCAATCTGCATTGCAGGCAGACTTCTTGTATCCAACGGATATGTGAATCCCGGATATGAAGACAGCATGATCGAACGAGAGCTTGAACACAATACATATTTAGGGTTCGGCGTTGCCATACCTCATGGGAATGAAAATTCTCTGAATCAGGTATTAAAATCCGGAATCTGCATTGCACACTTTCCTGACACCATAGATTACAACGGTGAAACTGTAACCTATGTGATAGGAATTGCATGTAAGGAAGAAGACACTATACAGGAACTGATGCAGATTACTGATATCCTCTGCAAACCGGAGGAATGTGAAAAACTATTATCTGCCGCATCAAAAGAAGAATTTATCAGGATCATCAATGAGAATTATTTAAAAGAAGGAGAGTTATAG
- a CDS encoding glycerol-3-phosphate dehydrogenase, with the protein MSVITFICAGQMASAITFPAMENGHEVRLVGSPLDRDIIDGLKKDNFHITLKRTLHDGIKYYQIEELEEALDGADAALCGVSSFGLDWFCDEILPVIPESVPLLSVTKGMVDLDDGTLVPYPVIFEERQPEGKHLDINAIGGPCTSYELADHDHSHVAFCGKNMETLKMFKELLATDYYHITLSKDVVGVECAVAMKNAYALGVTLAVGLSEKMEGKIGIQHYNSQAALFGQSVKEMTRLLELIGGGPENIIHGAGDLYVTVFGGRTRKIGTLLGRGLSFDEAMEELQGVTLESIVIATRTARAVRKLAERGVVSLDEFPLLMHVDSIINEGAEVNIPWDDFTMIKE; encoded by the coding sequence ATGAGCGTTATTACATTTATTTGTGCAGGACAGATGGCATCAGCAATTACATTTCCGGCGATGGAAAACGGACACGAGGTCCGCTTGGTTGGTTCCCCGCTGGATCGGGACATTATCGACGGATTAAAGAAGGATAATTTTCATATCACATTAAAAAGGACCCTGCACGACGGGATCAAATATTATCAGATTGAAGAATTAGAAGAGGCTCTGGACGGAGCAGACGCAGCGCTCTGCGGTGTCAGCAGCTTTGGATTAGACTGGTTTTGTGATGAGATTCTTCCGGTAATCCCTGAAAGTGTACCGCTCCTCTCTGTGACGAAAGGCATGGTAGATCTGGATGACGGAACTCTGGTTCCATATCCGGTGATCTTTGAGGAACGCCAGCCGGAAGGAAAGCATCTTGATATCAATGCCATCGGCGGTCCGTGTACCAGCTATGAATTGGCAGACCACGATCACAGCCATGTGGCTTTCTGCGGAAAGAACATGGAAACTCTCAAAATGTTCAAAGAGCTTTTGGCAACAGACTACTATCACATCACTCTTTCTAAAGACGTCGTAGGTGTGGAGTGCGCCGTAGCCATGAAGAATGCATATGCACTCGGTGTAACCCTGGCTGTGGGTCTTTCTGAAAAAATGGAAGGAAAGATCGGTATCCAGCACTACAATTCCCAGGCAGCATTGTTTGGACAGAGCGTAAAAGAAATGACAAGACTTTTGGAACTGATCGGCGGAGGCCCGGAGAATATTATTCACGGGGCAGGAGATCTGTATGTGACGGTCTTCGGCGGAAGAACAAGGAAGATCGGAACCCTTCTCGGACGCGGGTTAAGCTTCGATGAGGCTATGGAAGAATTACAGGGCGTGACTCTGGAGTCCATTGTGATTGCAACCAGAACTGCACGTGCCGTAAGGAAACTTGCAGAGAGGGGAGTCGTTTCCCTGGATGAGTTCCCGCTTCTGATGCATGTTGATTCTATCATCAATGAAGGTGCTGAGGTCAATATTCCTTGGGATGACTTTACGATGATCAAAGAATAA
- a CDS encoding DUF1667 domain-containing protein — translation MTDLICIVCPKGCHLKVDEENGYKVTGNGCPRGAVYGEKELVNPTRVITSTVRVEAETARRVPVKTNGDIPKGKIYDIMDELTKVTAKAPVNVGDVVIKDVLGLGVDIVATKKVTA, via the coding sequence ATGACAGATTTAATTTGTATTGTTTGTCCGAAAGGATGTCATTTAAAAGTCGATGAAGAAAACGGATATAAAGTAACCGGAAACGGCTGTCCGAGAGGCGCCGTATACGGGGAAAAGGAATTAGTCAATCCTACCAGAGTCATCACGTCTACCGTGAGGGTTGAGGCAGAGACAGCGAGAAGAGTCCCTGTGAAAACAAACGGGGATATTCCGAAAGGGAAGATTTATGATATCATGGATGAGCTGACCAAAGTGACAGCTAAGGCCCCGGTGAATGTGGGCGATGTGGTTATCAAAGACGTTCTTGGACTGGGAGTAGATATTGTGGCAACAAAGAAAGTAACAGCATAA
- the asnS gene encoding asparagine--tRNA ligase, with protein MYKQYKEYNQKELSLCGWVRSNRDSRDFGFLVINDGTFFEPIQIVYGKELSNFTEVKKLSVGTAVIVKGILTETPDARQPFEIQAESVEVEGESPSDYPLQKKRHSFEYLRTIAHLRPRANTFQAVYRVRSLIAYAIHKFFMERDFVYVHTPIISGQDCEGAGEMFQVTTLDLEELSQGKKLDYREDFFERETSLTVSGQLNGEAFAQAFRNIYTFGPTFRAEESNTTRHAAEFWMIEPEMAFADLEDNMLLAEHMIKYIIQYVLEQAPEEMGFFNKFVDKGLLDRLHHVAESEFARITYTEAIDILKEHNNMFQYPVSWGTDLQTEHERYLTEKVFKKPVFVTDYPKEIKAFYMKQNPDGKTVAAVDLLVPGIGEIIGGSQREDDLEKLQMRMGELEMNLSDYDFYLDLRKYGSTRHSGFGLGFERMVMYLTGMANIRDVIPFPRTAGKCEF; from the coding sequence ATTTATAAACAGTATAAAGAGTATAACCAGAAAGAACTGAGTCTGTGCGGATGGGTCAGGAGCAACCGGGACTCCAGGGACTTTGGGTTTCTTGTGATCAACGACGGAACTTTTTTTGAACCAATCCAGATCGTATACGGCAAAGAACTTTCAAACTTTACTGAGGTGAAAAAGCTGTCTGTCGGGACCGCGGTGATTGTGAAAGGAATTCTCACAGAGACACCGGATGCCAGACAGCCGTTTGAGATACAGGCAGAGTCCGTAGAAGTGGAGGGTGAATCTCCGTCTGATTATCCGCTTCAGAAGAAACGGCATTCGTTTGAATATCTGAGAACGATCGCCCATTTAAGGCCGAGGGCCAACACATTTCAGGCGGTGTACAGAGTCCGTTCGCTGATTGCCTATGCTATCCATAAGTTTTTTATGGAGAGAGATTTTGTCTATGTGCACACACCGATCATTTCGGGACAGGACTGTGAGGGCGCAGGGGAAATGTTTCAGGTGACAACGCTTGACCTGGAGGAACTTTCCCAGGGTAAAAAGCTGGATTACAGAGAAGATTTTTTTGAGAGAGAAACCAGCCTCACAGTCAGCGGACAGCTGAATGGAGAAGCCTTTGCCCAGGCTTTCCGAAATATCTATACGTTTGGACCGACATTTCGGGCGGAGGAAAGCAACACTACCAGGCATGCGGCAGAATTTTGGATGATCGAACCGGAGATGGCTTTTGCAGACCTGGAAGATAATATGCTGCTTGCGGAACATATGATCAAATATATCATTCAATATGTTTTGGAGCAGGCTCCGGAAGAAATGGGATTTTTTAATAAATTTGTAGACAAAGGTCTGCTGGACCGCCTGCACCATGTGGCGGAGTCAGAATTTGCAAGGATTACCTACACAGAGGCCATAGATATTTTGAAAGAGCACAATAATATGTTTCAATATCCGGTATCCTGGGGAACTGATTTACAGACAGAGCATGAGCGGTATCTGACGGAAAAAGTATTTAAGAAACCTGTATTTGTGACAGACTATCCGAAGGAGATTAAGGCATTTTATATGAAACAGAATCCGGATGGAAAGACGGTGGCGGCAGTGGATCTTTTGGTGCCGGGAATCGGGGAGATCATCGGGGGAAGCCAGAGAGAGGATGATCTGGAGAAACTTCAAATGCGGATGGGCGAGCTGGAAATGAATCTGTCTGACTATGATTTTTATCTGGATTTGAGAAAGTACGGTTCCACCAGACATTCAGGATTTGGGCTTGGATTTGAGAGAATGGTGATGTACTTGACGGGAATGGCAAATATCCGGGATGTGATACCGTTTCCGAGGACTGCGGGAAAATGTGAGTTTTAA
- a CDS encoding sugar-binding transcriptional regulator: MGSTEEMKFLVDVAHLYYEKQLTQQQIARKLHVSRSLVSKVLVKARKSGVVEVVIHDDKIHAHKELEERMKGIFGLKEIICAEPMEGQTEEECTALQAGKYLARRLPNVKYAAVSGGRMARETAMKFTSPIPLEHVTFVPLCGGVDKELWDIQANTVCEYFASHCGASGLQLHAPIVVDSKEAKDIFMSQRFIEEVLQKAKQSDIAFVGIGTGSRYFEMTNLYLEKEQCMETEMKDKVKGDLIYNFYDLQGRLLDCPWNRQNMTLSLEDLQQIPEVIGAAYETEKAEAIYIAVRRKIISSLIVTAPLARQILKLHSRFL; encoded by the coding sequence ATGGGAAGCACAGAGGAAATGAAGTTTTTAGTTGATGTTGCGCATCTGTATTATGAGAAACAGCTGACACAGCAGCAGATTGCCAGGAAACTTCACGTGAGCCGTTCTCTCGTATCGAAGGTGCTGGTAAAGGCAAGGAAGAGCGGGGTTGTGGAAGTTGTAATTCATGATGATAAGATCCATGCCCACAAAGAATTAGAAGAACGTATGAAGGGAATCTTCGGCCTAAAGGAAATCATCTGTGCAGAGCCTATGGAAGGTCAGACAGAGGAAGAATGTACAGCACTTCAGGCCGGAAAGTATCTTGCACGAAGGCTGCCCAATGTGAAATATGCGGCAGTTTCCGGAGGACGGATGGCAAGGGAAACGGCAATGAAGTTCACATCCCCGATTCCTTTGGAACATGTGACCTTTGTTCCGCTGTGCGGCGGTGTTGATAAGGAGTTATGGGATATTCAGGCCAACACGGTATGTGAGTACTTTGCAAGCCACTGCGGTGCCTCAGGTCTTCAGCTGCATGCCCCTATTGTTGTCGATTCAAAGGAGGCAAAAGATATTTTTATGAGCCAGCGGTTCATAGAAGAAGTGCTTCAGAAAGCAAAACAGTCAGACATTGCTTTTGTCGGAATTGGAACAGGCAGCAGATATTTTGAAATGACAAACCTCTATCTCGAAAAAGAGCAGTGTATGGAAACCGAAATGAAAGATAAAGTGAAAGGAGATCTTATTTATAACTTCTATGATCTTCAGGGACGGCTGCTGGACTGTCCGTGGAACCGTCAAAATATGACGCTCAGCCTTGAAGATCTCCAGCAGATTCCGGAAGTGATAGGAGCTGCATATGAGACAGAAAAAGCGGAAGCAATCTATATTGCCGTGCGCAGGAAAATCATCAGCTCTCTTATCGTTACGGCTCCATTAGCAAGGCAGATCCTAAAGCTGCATTCCAGGTTTCTCTGA